GGCGAGGACCGGCGGAACGAGGAGCAGGGGCAGAAACGACCACAGGCGGTTTCGCAGCACCCAATGGATGAGGAGCGCCCAGAAGACGACGGCCCCCGCCGACGCCAGCACCAGACCGGCCAGCGAGAGGCCGTCACCGTAAAAAAGGAGCCGCGTTTCGCTCATCAGAAACACACACGCGCCTAGCGGCGCTGGGGGAGGTACTCTTTCACAAAGACGTACCAGCGCCGTTCCAGTTCCGCCAGACCGAAGCCGTATGCCTCCTGGAGGGCCTCCTCCTGCGGCTTGCCGTCCTTAAGCAGATCGATGAACTTCTTGAACTTCGACTTGCCCGCCGTCAGAAGGAATTCCACCAGCGTGTACGAAACCGAATACGCCGGGTACGACGCAAAACCTTGGCCCGACGGGACTTCCAGAATCTGCCGGATGGAAGTTCCGTCCCGGGCCATGCGCATCGACCATTGTTGCTTTTGGGCCGCCAGGCTCTTGTCATTGACGACGGTCATGAACTCGGCCAAGCCTTCATGAAGCCACAGCGGAAGGTCCACCACCCGCCGATACAATTGGAAGAAGGCGTGTGTGCCCTCGTGCGCAAACAGTTCCTGGAGCCGCTTGGGGTCTCTCGTATCCAATGGAATACAGATGTGGACGAGTTGCGGCTCGTTGGGCGATCGGCATTCCCACGCGAAGTAGGCGCCCGCGCGGCTGGCGTCGTTGCCGTCGAAGGTTTTCGCAAACTGCTGAAACATTGCGCGGGAGTTGAAGACCACCAGGATGCATTTTCCGTCCCAGGTCTTTTCTTTGGGGCCGATGCTAAAATGCCGGCACAGGTTCGAATACAGCGCCTCGCACCACTTGACGAACAGGCCCGTCATCGCATCGTCCGCGTCGCTGAAAACGAGGTAATGCGGCGTCTCGACCAGGCGCATCCTGGCCATCAACCGTTTGTTCACCTCGTCCAGCCGCGTCTTCTGCTGCGCGACGATCGCCTGCTGGTTGAAAGAGCCGTCCGCGTTGCGGTAGTTGCTCGGCAACTCCCAGGCCCCCGGCTCCCTGGACCGGACGACGACCCGCTCCCCCTTGTCGCCGCCGGCCTCTTCCGTCTCGCGCTCCGCCGGTTTCACCGGCTCTGGTTTAGGCGCGGCCCGACCCGGCAAGGCCGCGTGCCCCAGGAGTGCCGCCAGCACGGCCGCCAAGGTGGCGGCCCGCCACTTCTCTTTTCCGCGCACGCTGTCCGTCACCGTGGCGTCTCCTCGTCTCTCCGGATGCTCCGCATCGCTGTCCCTGCTTCGTCGGTCGTCACTTCCACGCGGCGCTCCGCCAATCGCTGGATCTCCGCCACAAGTCGCTCAGGCATTCGTATCCGCTGAACCAGTTCCCCATCGGCCAGGCTGCGCTCGATCACCTCGGCGTGGCGGTCGATCCAGGCCAGAAGGCGCCCGTCCTCGGGCGACGCGCGGACCGTTATTTCTTTCTCGGGGCCGACCAGCCGCTCCGTCACGATTCCGGCCAGGTGCTCCAGGCCTTCGCCCGTCTTGGCGCTCGTCGCCACGGCGCCCGGAAACGCCCGATGCGCCAGATCCAGATGCAGCGGGTCCTTAACCAGATCCGCCTTGTTCAGTACGAGGATCTGCGGCTTGTCGGCGCAGCCGATTTCGGCGAGGACGGTCAGGACGGCCTCCACGTCGGCCTGGGCATGCTCCGTTGAAACGTCCACGATGTGCAACAACAAGTCGGCGTGGATCGCCTCTTCCAGCGTGGCCTTGAAAGACGCGATGAGGTGGTGCGGCAAATCGCGAATGAACCCGACCGTATCGGACAACAGGGCCGTCAGGCGGTGCGGCAGGGTCCACGCCCGCGTCCGCGTGTCCAGCGTCGCAAACAGTTTGTCCTCCACGTAAGCGTCGGCACCGGTGAAGGCGTTCAGGAGGCTGGATTTTCCGGCATTCGTGTAGCCGACGAGGCCGACCGTCAGCATGGCGGACCGCGACCGGACCTCGCGTTCCTTGCGGGCGTCAATCTCGCCGATGCGGCGCTTCAGTTCCGTGATGCGCCGGCGGACGATCCGGCGGTCGGTTTCCAA
This genomic stretch from Planctomycetota bacterium harbors:
- a CDS encoding peptidase MA family metallohydrolase — encoded protein: MTDSVRGKEKWRAATLAAVLAALLGHAALPGRAAPKPEPVKPAERETEEAGGDKGERVVVRSREPGAWELPSNYRNADGSFNQQAIVAQQKTRLDEVNKRLMARMRLVETPHYLVFSDADDAMTGLFVKWCEALYSNLCRHFSIGPKEKTWDGKCILVVFNSRAMFQQFAKTFDGNDASRAGAYFAWECRSPNEPQLVHICIPLDTRDPKRLQELFAHEGTHAFFQLYRRVVDLPLWLHEGLAEFMTVVNDKSLAAQKQQWSMRMARDGTSIRQILEVPSGQGFASYPAYSVSYTLVEFLLTAGKSKFKKFIDLLKDGKPQEEALQEAYGFGLAELERRWYVFVKEYLPQRR
- the hflX gene encoding GTPase HflX encodes the protein MKELKSTRRTVARERAVLVEVTLAGDAVGRQVHRDRLEELGRLADAAGAEVVATATQRRRGADPSTYVGQGKAKELGDLAREQRAHVIIFDNDLSPAQVRNLEDATETKVIDRSELILDIFASRARTNESRLQVELAQLEYQYPRLRRLWTHLSRMEAGVGTRGPGETQLETDRRIVRRRITELKRRIGEIDARKEREVRSRSAMLTVGLVGYTNAGKSSLLNAFTGADAYVEDKLFATLDTRTRAWTLPHRLTALLSDTVGFIRDLPHHLIASFKATLEEAIHADLLLHIVDVSTEHAQADVEAVLTVLAEIGCADKPQILVLNKADLVKDPLHLDLAHRAFPGAVATSAKTGEGLEHLAGIVTERLVGPEKEITVRASPEDGRLLAWIDRHAEVIERSLADGELVQRIRMPERLVAEIQRLAERRVEVTTDEAGTAMRSIRRDEETPR